CTGGCCGATGCCGTCGAAATCAATTTTGACTGGATCAGGCTCTTTCTTGGCACCCGGTTTTGCAGCGCCATTCGCGGCCACGTCGGCTTTCTTTTCGCCTTCCGCCGGTTTGTCAGCGGGTTTGGCGTCATCCTTTTTCTCGGCAGGCTTCGGCTCGTCTTTCTTCTCGTCAGCAACTTTCTCTTCATCGCTTTCAGGCGCGAGCGGCGAAGGGTCAGTCTTCTTCAACACCGCAGCATAGATGCTGCGCGTTGAACGGATCTGAGAACCTGACATATCCAGCCCGCCGTTGGTTGGGCCGATGTCGGTGCTGGCCGTGAAGTAAAGATACTTGCCGCTCTTGTCGAAGCGCGCCGAGAGCGCATCGCTCATGCCGTCGGTGACTTGCGAAATCTTCTGGTCATCCAGCGCATAGACGAACACGGTATGCGTCCACGATTTGATCATCTTCGTATACGCAATCCATTTGCTGTCGGGCGACCAGTCGGGATCAATGTTGCCCGCGTCCGACAGCGATTGATCCACTTTGACAGGCTGGCCTTTCTCGATGTCTACGTACCAAAGATTGAGCCGTTTGTCGGTGAACGCGATCTTCTTGCTGTCGGGCGACCAGCGCGGCGAGTAGTAAAACGTGGGTTCGAGTTTGATCTTTTTGATGTCGCCCACGCCGCCCCCACCTTTTTGATCGCGCAGGTGCAATTCATATTCGCCGGATTCGTCCGAAAAATAGGCAATCCATTTGCCGTCCGGCGACCAGGCCGGATCGCGTTCGGCGGACGCGGGCGCATTGGTCAGATTGCGGGCATCGCCTTTTTCGGCGGGCACGGTCAGGATTTCGCCGCGCGCTTCAAACACCGCGCGGGCACCGGTCGGTGATAGCGCTGCGTTGGCAATGCGTGGCGCGACCTTTTCATACTTGGCGCGCACACCCGGCAGATCGCCGTTGAGCGTGATGTTCACCGGCTTCGACTTGTTTGATTTCAGATCGAAGATATTGAGCGCGCCGAACTGCTCATACACGATGGCGTCGTTGCCGGTGCCGAGCGCCGCAGACTTGATGTCCAGCCCGCTGTTCGGCAAAGCCAGCGCGACCCGCTTGGTTTTCAAATCGTAGTTGAACAACGTCACTGGCCCATTGCGGTCGGACAGGAAATAGACTTTGCCGGCATTCTCGCCCGCTGGCCACATCGCGTTGAAGTCATTGGAATCGGTGCGCGGGATGCGTTCGACGCTGGAATCGCTGAGATTGGCAATCCAGATGGGCGTCGCCATGCCGCCGCGATAGCGCTTCCACATCGCAAAGGCGCGCTGGATCGGTTCGTAGGCCAGCCGCGAACCATCCGGCGAATAGGCCCCCGCGTGCGCCATCGGCAACGGAACCTCCTGCGGCAACCCGCCATCCAGCGCCAGCGTGAAGAGCTTTTCGTAGCGCCGCGATACGCTGGTGCGGCCCGATACGAACAGCACGCTCTTGCCATCCGGCGTCCAACCCGCCACGCGGTCTGCATCGGGGTGATAGGTCAGCCGCTGCGGCACGCCGCCGGTCGCGGGGATGAGGTATACATCCACGTTGCCGTCGTATTGCCCGGTGAAGGCGACCTTCGTTCCATCGGGCGAAAAGAGCGGATCAAACTCCGCGCCGACACCCGTGGTCAGGCGTGACGCTTCGCCGCCGTCACGATTGACGATCCAGAGATCACCCG
This portion of the Acidobacteriota bacterium genome encodes:
- a CDS encoding PD40 domain-containing protein, which codes for MKKLLLTLTLTLLASTTVWPQTGKLLLRNPTMNKTQIVFVYAGDLWIVNRDGGEASRLTTGVGAEFDPLFSPDGTKVAFTGQYDGNVDVYLIPATGGVPQRLTYHPDADRVAGWTPDGKSVLFVSGRTSVSRRYEKLFTLALDGGLPQEVPLPMAHAGAYSPDGSRLAYEPIQRAFAMWKRYRGGMATPIWIANLSDSSVERIPRTDSNDFNAMWPAGENAGKVYFLSDRNGPVTLFNYDLKTKRVALALPNSGLDIKSAALGTGNDAIVYEQFGALNIFDLKSNKSKPVNITLNGDLPGVRAKYEKVAPRIANAALSPTGARAVFEARGEILTVPAEKGDARNLTNAPASAERDPAWSPDGKWIAYFSDESGEYELHLRDQKGGGGVGDIKKIKLEPTFYYSPRWSPDSKKIAFTDKRLNLWYVDIEKGQPVKVDQSLSDAGNIDPDWSPDSKWIAYTKMIKSWTHTVFVYALDDQKISQVTDGMSDALSARFDKSGKYLYFTASTDIGPTNGGLDMSGSQIRSTRSIYAAVLKKTDPSPLAPESDEEKVADEKKDEPKPAEKKDDAKPADKPAEGEKKADVAANGAAKPGAKKEPDPVKIDFDGIGQRIIALPIPARNYADLAVGKANTLFVVEMPTGPPAPGQPFGMTVHKFDLEKRKLDKFLDAAQGFIVSANGEKVLYRQGQSMFITAAAAPPKPGDGRIKLEDMEVHVDPQAEWNQMYKEVARIERDFFYDPNLHGMDLAATVKKYEPYLSGLGHRNDLNYLFQEMYGEMSVGHLRVQAPGDIPNPSFVPGGLLGADYKLENGRYRIAKVYNGENWNPQLRAPLTQPGINVVAGEYLLAVKGRNLIATDNIYQWFEGTSGKQVVIKVGPNPDGTGARDVTVVPVGSEGALRNYDWIEANRRKVTDLSGVKLAYVYLPDTAQGGFTNFNRYYFAQLDKEGAVIDERFNSGGSAADYIVDHLAKPVMSYWAVREGMEATTPFGVMPGPKVMLANEYSGSGGDLLPWMFKRKKIGPVIGKRTWGGLVGVGGYPTLVDGGYVTAPHFGFYTPEGQWEVENHGTEPDVDIDLDPAAWRKGVDVQLEKAVQLALEALKKNPVKRPVHPAFPNYHKQALPAAGNGSGN